A single region of the Oncorhynchus keta strain PuntledgeMale-10-30-2019 chromosome 37, Oket_V2, whole genome shotgun sequence genome encodes:
- the LOC118370215 gene encoding alsin-like isoform X4, whose translation MHQHCHGQISVMESQRKRYAAPSSGEDSSGERGSLHTWKGYSCSVTPERVLLSRPVLQAALGTRHGVLLVEGGQVYSFGEFRWKQSQVSEVGPLKPVLESALSGQCVVAVAAGSFHSGAVTEDGGVHMWGENSFGQCGLSSLTVVPNPTPVAVLDPDTSPPHTIRVLELTCGEQHSLALSAQHEVWAWGSGCQLGLVTTIFPVWKPQKVEHLAGRHVLQVACGAFHSLALVRCLPPQEARRPLPDKCGQCNQLLYTMTDKEDHVIISDSHYCPLGVELLADGEARLEPGRSPPLRLQSSPSEPLSSHTSASAPGLHPSITDHTDYERRRTVAQNGEILTTRDSDMRDAAGTDSDRTVGGAGSQNSPYPDDQAVKEYLNKLSDTSLAEETAKMTIAGASFQPPADSLDLLTSDLLPGVMPVTTSSALNSLVSSCASAVAERVVSTCEALSLKKRINCHYPGVGGVAGAPGGVPGGFPGGPAEERVRLEESMQGKKSCSTGDIREEEAEGLSRRLSLPGLLSQVSPRLLRRASRPRVRVVPLTPVGGLPEAGELLPSLQTEVWSWGRGEEGQLGHGDNLPRLQPLCIKCLSSKEVVLVAAGAHHSLALTAQSQVFSWGSNSSGQLGHMACPTTIPRLAKLSEGIRVWDVGAGAQHTLLLADGDCYQPILYYSGQQVREAAQDAPQDQTEGYSYTQQPVLLPFCMNLGYVSGVFAGGQSCVALADRNVTGFIASLHELAAAERKFYCKLSSVKNHILRPLLDLGENYCSRYSSAGQRPWVRESLGTALGPASTVLLQSLARCYSRLCHLTGQHSALLTANLRRRREVKSLVMLEHASIFLDTYNEYCCSVGNFLVMGGFQALAKPSLDFFGKCPELLQRLAESSEENIPLSDLLVALFYLPMRHLHEYGRLLLKLGTCFEVSSVDYQKLQDCCSKFEALALHLKRRRKEAEYTYHFWKSFPGKMTVSGLDSLRKPPRRLICESSNKALTLQNSGRFSVNWFILFNDALVHAQFSTHHVFPLATLWVEPIPEENTDLYGLKVISPEETFTLLACSSMEKAKWLRSINQAVDQAMSGAGQSGSGAGQRAEPPISRTASYTFYKDSRLKEATYEGRWLAGKPNGRGMVKWLDGRIYTGTFKNGLEDGFGDYVMPSKTLNLNDHYQGHWKEGKMHGIGTYKYATGELYEGSFQDNMRHGHGMLRSGTLNSSSPSVFIGQWVHDKKTGYGVFDDITRGEKYMGMWQDDQRQGTGVIVTQFGLYYEGAFNNNKMQGTGVLLSEDNTTYEGEFSEDWTLNGKGVLTMANGDYFEGTFTGEWGSGLKVSGSFFKPNLYDSDGDKGRAVKLGRLAVRPEEKWRAVFEECWMRLGCEAPGQGENQRAWENIAVALTTSSRQHRDCPEMNLSQSHNRTLESLEFNPQQHVGPVTMEKYDRIRHYLIKACDTPLHPLGRLMETLVAVYRMTYVGVGANRRLLLQAVNEIMSYLARIFQLVRFLFPDLPEEGGVIPEPSSDPQDKKDSNCADTQLESPKPGRVVSSSSLLLPVLLPRLYPPLFTLYALEKEREDDVYWECVLRLNKQPDMALLAFLGVQHKFWPVSVPVLGERTEVVSSTKDACFASATETLQQISTTFTPSDKLQVIQLTFEEITKEVVSSLEDSFLWSMDDLFPVFLYVVLRARIRNLGSEVSLIEDLMDPCVQHGEHGIMFTTLKACYYQIQHEKTT comes from the exons ATGCATCAGCATTGCCATGGACAAATCTCAGTGATGGAGTCCCAGAGGAAAAGGTATGCAGCTCCGAG CTCTGGTGAGGACAGTTCAGGGGAGCGAGGTTCGCTCCACACCTGGAAGGGCTACTCCTGTAGTGTCACCCCAGAGAGAGTGCTCCTGTCCAGGCCTGTGCTGCAGGCTGCCCTGGGAACGCGCCATGGGGTTCTATTGGTGGAGG GTGGGCAGGTGTACAGCTTTGGTGAGTTCCGATGGAAACAGAGCCAGGTCTCAGAGGTGGGCCCCCTGAAGCCCGTCCTAGAGAGCGCTCTCAGCGGCCAGTGCGTTGTCGCCGTGGCAGCGGGCAGCTTCCACAGCGGGGCAGTTACCGAGGACGGCGGGGTCCACATGTGGGGGGAGAACTCCTTCGGCCAGTGTGGCCTGTCCAGCCTCACTGTAGTCCCCAACCCTACTCCAGTGGCTGTCCTGGACCCCGACACCAGCCCCCCTCATACCATCCGGGTCCTGGAGCTGACCTGCGGGGAGCAgcactcccttgctctctctgccCAGCACGAGGTGTGGGCCTGGGGCAGCGGCTGCCAGCTGGGCCTGGTCACCACCATCTTCCCCGTATGGAAGCCCCAGAAGGTGGAGCACCTGGCGGGCAGACACGTCCTTCAGGTGGCCTGTGGGGCCTTCCACAGCCTTGCCTTGGTGCGTTGCCTACCACCTCAGGAGGCCCGGCGGCCCCTGCCAGACAAGTGTGGCCAGTGCAACCAGCTGCTCTACACCATGACGGACAAGGAGGACCACGTCATTATCTCAGATAGTCATTACTGCCCCCTAGGGGTGGAGTTGCTGGCTGACGGAGAGGCCAGGCTGGAGCCTGGAAGGTCCCCTCCGCTCAGGCTCCAGAGCTCCCCTTCAgagcccctctcctctcatacctcGGCCTCAGCGCCtggtctccatccctccataacAGACCATACAGACtatgagaggagaaggacagtGGCACAGAATGGGGAAATCTTAACCACTAGAGACTCTGACATGAGAGATGCTGCTGGGACAGACTCAGATCGAACTGTGGGGGGTGCAGGTTCTCAGAACTCCCCCTACCCTGATGATCAGGCAGTGAAAGAATATCTCAATAAACTGTCTGACACCTCATTGGCTGAGGAGACTGCCAAGATGACCATAGCAGGAGCAAGTTTTCAG CCCCCAGCAGATAGCCTTGAcctcctgacctctgacctcctccctgggGTCATGCCAGTGACCACCAGCTCTGCCCtcaacagcctggtctcatcctGTGCCTCCGCCGTGGCCGAGAGAGTGGTCTCCACCTGCGAGGCTCTGTCCCTGAAGAAGAGGATTAACTGCCACTACCCTGGGGTTGGGGGTGTAGCAGGAGCACCCGGTGGGGTGCCAGGAGGGTTTCCAGGGGGCCCCGCGGAGGAGCGGGTGCGTCTGGAGGAGTCTATGCAGGGGAAGAAGAGCTGCAGCACGGGGGATATCCGTGAGGAGGAGGCCGAGGGCCTGAGTCGACGTCTCTCTCTGCCTGGACTCCTCTCTCAGG TGTCCCCCAGGTTGCTGCGGAGGGCCAGCCGGCCCAGGGTGCGAGTGGTGCCCCTCACCCCTGTGGGAGGGCTCCCAGAGGCGGGGGAGCTGCTCCCCTCCCTGCAGACCGAGGTGTGGAGCTGGGGGCGTGGTGAGGAGGGCCAGCTAGGCCACGGGGACAACCTCCCCAG GCTACAGCCACTGTGTATCAAGTGCCTGAGCAGTAAGGAGGTGGTGCTTGTGGCTGCTGGGGCACATCACTCCCTGGCCCTGACGGCACAGTCCCAG gTCTTCTCCTGGGGTAGTAACAGCTCTGGCCAGCTAGGACACATGGCGTGTCCTACTACTATCCCACGCCTTGCCAAG CTGTCTGAGGGGATCCGTGTATGGGACGTGGGTGCGGGGGCGCAGCACACCCTCCTCCTGGCCGATGGGGACTGTTACCAGCCCATCCTTTACTATAGCGGACAGCAGGTCAGAGAGGCGGCTCAGGACGCACCCCAGGACCAGACAGAGGGGTACAGCTACACACAGCAACCAGTGCTGCTCCCCTTCTGCATGAAC TTGGGCTACGTGAGCGGTGTGTTTGCGGGGGGCCAGAGCTGCGTGGCGCTAGCCGACCGCAACGTCACGGGTTTCATCGCCAGCCTCCACGAGCTGGCTGCTGCCGAGAGGAAGTTCTACTGCAAGCTGAGCTCTGTGAAGAACCACATCCTGCGCCCCCTGTTGGACCTGGGTGAGAACTACTGCTCCCGCTACAGCTCCGCTGGACAGAGGCCATgggtcagag AGTCGTTGGGTACAGCCCTAGGCCCGGCGTCCACAGTGCTGCTACAGAGCCTGGCGAGGTGTTATAGCCGCCTGTGCCACCTCACTGGGCAGCACTCCGCCTTGCTCACCGCCAACCTGCGCCGCCGTCGGGAGGTGAAAAGCTTGGTTATGCTGGAGCACGCCAGCATCTTCCTGGACACGTACAATga GTACTGCTGCTCTGTGGGTAACTTCCTGGTGATGGGGGGCTTCCAGGCTCTGGCCAAGCCCTCGCT AGATTTCTTTGGGAAGTGTCCAGAGCTGTTGCAGCGGCTGGCAGAGTCCAGCGAGGAGAACATTCCTCTGAGTGACCTGTTGGTGGCGCTCTTCTACCTGCCCATGAGACACCTTCACGAGTATGGCAGGCTGCTGCTCAAACTGGGAACCTGCTTCGAGGTG AGCTCAGTGGACTACCAGAAGCTGCAGGACTGCTGCTCTAAGTTTGAGGCCCTggctcttcatctgaagaggaggaggaaggaggcagAGTACACGTACCACTTCTGGAAGAGCTTTCCTGGCAAGATGACGGTCAGTGGCCTG GATTCCCTGCGTAAGCCCCCCCGGAGGCTGATCTGTGAGAGCAGTAACAAGGCCCTGACGCTACAGAACTCTGGAAGGTTCTCTGTCAACTGGTTCATCCTCTTCAATGATGCACTCGTCCACGCTCAG ttcTCCACCCACCATGTCTTCCCATTGGCCACACTGTGGGTTGAGCCCATCCCTGAGGAGAACACTGACCT GTATGGACTGAAGGTGATTTCACCTGAGGAGACCTTCACCTTGCTGGCCTGTTCTTCCATGGAGAAG GCCAAGTGGCTTCGCTCCATCAACCAGGCGGTGGACCAGGCCATGAGTGGGGCGGGGCAgtcaggctcaggggcagggcAGAGGGCGGAGCCTCCCATCTCCCGGACTGCCTCCTACACCTTCTACAAGGACAGCCGTCTGAAGGAGGCCACCTACGAGGGCCGCTGGCTGGCCGGCAAGCCCAATGGGAG GGGAATGGTGAAGTGGCTTGATGGGAGAATTTACACGGGGACGTTCAAGAACGGACTGGAGGATGG TTTTGGAGATTACGTTATGCCCAGCAAGACGTTGAACCTGAACGACCACTATCAAGGCCACTGGAAAGAAGGGAAGATGCACGGCATCGGAACATACAA GTATGCTACAGGTGAGTTGTACGAGGGCTCGTTCCAGGACAACATGCGTCACGGTCACGGGATGCTGCGCAGCGGCACGCTGAACTCCTCCTCTCCCAGCGTCTTCATCGGCCAATGGGTGCACGACAAGAAGACGGGCTACGGCGTCTttgatgacatcaccag AGGAGAGAAGTACATGGGCATGTGGCAGGATGACCAGCGGCAGGGCACGGGCGTCATAGTAACCCAGTTTGGCCTGTACTACGAGGGAgccttcaacaacaacaagatgcAG ggCACAGGGGTCTTGCTGTCTGAGGACAACACCACATATGAAGGAGAGTTCTCGGAGGACTGGACTCTCAACGGGAAG GGTGTGCTGACCATGGCTAATGGGGACTACTTTGAGGGCACCTTCACTGGGGAGTGGGGCTCCGGCCTGAAGGTCTCCGGATCCTTCTTCAAACCCAACCTCTACGACTCAGACGGGGACAAGGGCCGCGCTGT TAAGCTGGGGCGCCTGGCGGTGCGTccggaggagaagtggagggcagtgtttgaggagtgttggATGAGGCTGGGCTGTGAGGCCCCTGGCCAGGGAGAGAACCAGAGAGCCTGGGAGAACATTGCTGTTGCCCTGACCACCAGCAGTAGACAGCACagagactg CCCGGAGATGAACCTGAGTCAGAGTCATAACAGAACTCTGGAGAGTCTGGAGTTCAACCCTCAGCAGCATGTTGGCCCTGTTACCATGGAGAAGTATGACCGTATCCGCCATTACCTCATCAAG GCGTGTGACACGCCCCTGCACCCCCTGGGCAGGCTGATGGAGACCCTAGTGGCTGTCTACAGGATGACCTACGTGGGGGTGGGGGCCAACCGTCGCCTCCTACTGCAGGCTGTCAACGAGATCatgtcctacctggcacgcatcTTCCAGCtcgtcag GTTCCTGTTCCCAGATCTGCCTGAGGAGGGTGGAGTGATCCCTGAACCATCCTCTGACCCCCAGGACAAGAAGGATTCCAACTGCGCAGACACCCAGCTAGAATCCCCCAAACCTGG GCGTGTAGTGAGtagctcctctctgctcctgccGGTGTTACTGCCtcgtctctacccccctctcttcaccctgtacgccctggagaaggagagggaggacgaCGTGTACTGGGAGTGTGTCCTCCGCCTCAACAAACAGCCAGACATGGCCCTGCTCGCCTTCCTCGGAGTGCAACA TAAGTTTTGGCCGGTTTCGGTTCCAGTGctgggggagaggacagag GTTGTGTCCAGCACAAAAGACGCCTGTTTTGCCTCGGCAACGGAGACCTTACAGCAGATCAG CACAACGTTCACACCATCCGACAAGCTGCAGGTGATCCAGCTGACATTCGAGGAGATCACAAAGGAAGTGGTGTCCTCACTGGAGGATAGCTTCCTGTGGTCCATGGACGACCTGTTTCCTGTGTTCCTCTACGTGGTGCTGCGCGCCCG
- the LOC118370215 gene encoding alsin-like isoform X7 — MHQHCHGQISVMESQRKRYAAPSSGEDSSGERGSLHTWKGYSCSVTPERVLLSRPVLQAALGTRHGVLLVEGGQVYSFGEFRWKQSQVSEVGPLKPVLESALSGQCVVAVAAGSFHSGAVTEDGGVHMWGENSFGQCGLSSLTVVPNPTPVAVLDPDTSPPHTIRVLELTCGEQHSLALSAQHEVWAWGSGCQLGLVTTIFPVWKPQKVEHLAGRHVLQVACGAFHSLALVRCLPPQEARRPLPDKCGQCNQLLYTMTDKEDHVIISDSHYCPLGVELLADGEARLEPGRSPPLRLQSSPSEPLSSHTSASAPGLHPSITDHTDYERRRTVAQNGEILTTRDSDMRDAAGTDSDRTVGGAGSQNSPYPDDQAVKEYLNKLSDTSLAEETAKMTIAGASFQPPADSLDLLTSDLLPGVMPVTTSSALNSLVSSCASAVAERVVSTCEALSLKKRINCHYPGVGGVAGAPGGVPGGFPGGPAEERVRLEESMQGKKSCSTGDIREEEAEGLSRRLSLPGLLSQVSPRLLRRASRPRVRVVPLTPVGGLPEAGELLPSLQTEVWSWGRGEEGQLGHGDNLPRLQPLCIKCLSSKEVVLVAAGAHHSLALTAQSQVFSWGSNSSGQLGHMACPTTIPRLAKLSEGIRVWDVGAGAQHTLLLADGDCYQPILYYSGQQVREAAQDAPQDQTEGYSYTQQPVLLPFCMNLGYVSGVFAGGQSCVALADRNVTGFIASLHELAAAERKFYCKLSSVKNHILRPLLDLESLGTALGPASTVLLQSLARCYSRLCHLTGQHSALLTANLRRRREVKSLVMLEHASIFLDTYNEYCCSVGNFLVMGGFQALAKPSLDFFGKCPELLQRLAESSEENIPLSDLLVALFYLPMRHLHEYGRLLLKLGTCFEVSSVDYQKLQDCCSKFEALALHLKRRRKEAEYTYHFWKSFPGKMTDSLRKPPRRLICESSNKALTLQNSGRFSVNWFILFNDALVHAQFSTHHVFPLATLWVEPIPEENTDLYGLKVISPEETFTLLACSSMEKAKWLRSINQAVDQAMSGAGQSGSGAGQRAEPPISRTASYTFYKDSRLKEATYEGRWLAGKPNGRGMVKWLDGRIYTGTFKNGLEDGFGDYVMPSKTLNLNDHYQGHWKEGKMHGIGTYKYATGELYEGSFQDNMRHGHGMLRSGTLNSSSPSVFIGQWVHDKKTGYGVFDDITRGEKYMGMWQDDQRQGTGVIVTQFGLYYEGAFNNNKMQGTGVLLSEDNTTYEGEFSEDWTLNGKGVLTMANGDYFEGTFTGEWGSGLKVSGSFFKPNLYDSDGDKGRAVKLGRLAVRPEEKWRAVFEECWMRLGCEAPGQGENQRAWENIAVALTTSSRQHRDCPEMNLSQSHNRTLESLEFNPQQHVGPVTMEKYDRIRHYLIKACDTPLHPLGRLMETLVAVYRMTYVGVGANRRLLLQAVNEIMSYLARIFQLVRFLFPDLPEEGGVIPEPSSDPQDKKDSNCADTQLESPKPGRVVSSSSLLLPVLLPRLYPPLFTLYALEKEREDDVYWECVLRLNKQPDMALLAFLGVQHKFWPVSVPVLGERTEVVSSTKDACFASATETLQQISTTFTPSDKLQVIQLTFEEITKEVVSSLEDSFLWSMDDLFPVFLYVVLRARIRNLGSEVSLIEDLMDPCVQHGEHGIMFTTLKACYYQIQHEKTT, encoded by the exons ATGCATCAGCATTGCCATGGACAAATCTCAGTGATGGAGTCCCAGAGGAAAAGGTATGCAGCTCCGAG CTCTGGTGAGGACAGTTCAGGGGAGCGAGGTTCGCTCCACACCTGGAAGGGCTACTCCTGTAGTGTCACCCCAGAGAGAGTGCTCCTGTCCAGGCCTGTGCTGCAGGCTGCCCTGGGAACGCGCCATGGGGTTCTATTGGTGGAGG GTGGGCAGGTGTACAGCTTTGGTGAGTTCCGATGGAAACAGAGCCAGGTCTCAGAGGTGGGCCCCCTGAAGCCCGTCCTAGAGAGCGCTCTCAGCGGCCAGTGCGTTGTCGCCGTGGCAGCGGGCAGCTTCCACAGCGGGGCAGTTACCGAGGACGGCGGGGTCCACATGTGGGGGGAGAACTCCTTCGGCCAGTGTGGCCTGTCCAGCCTCACTGTAGTCCCCAACCCTACTCCAGTGGCTGTCCTGGACCCCGACACCAGCCCCCCTCATACCATCCGGGTCCTGGAGCTGACCTGCGGGGAGCAgcactcccttgctctctctgccCAGCACGAGGTGTGGGCCTGGGGCAGCGGCTGCCAGCTGGGCCTGGTCACCACCATCTTCCCCGTATGGAAGCCCCAGAAGGTGGAGCACCTGGCGGGCAGACACGTCCTTCAGGTGGCCTGTGGGGCCTTCCACAGCCTTGCCTTGGTGCGTTGCCTACCACCTCAGGAGGCCCGGCGGCCCCTGCCAGACAAGTGTGGCCAGTGCAACCAGCTGCTCTACACCATGACGGACAAGGAGGACCACGTCATTATCTCAGATAGTCATTACTGCCCCCTAGGGGTGGAGTTGCTGGCTGACGGAGAGGCCAGGCTGGAGCCTGGAAGGTCCCCTCCGCTCAGGCTCCAGAGCTCCCCTTCAgagcccctctcctctcatacctcGGCCTCAGCGCCtggtctccatccctccataacAGACCATACAGACtatgagaggagaaggacagtGGCACAGAATGGGGAAATCTTAACCACTAGAGACTCTGACATGAGAGATGCTGCTGGGACAGACTCAGATCGAACTGTGGGGGGTGCAGGTTCTCAGAACTCCCCCTACCCTGATGATCAGGCAGTGAAAGAATATCTCAATAAACTGTCTGACACCTCATTGGCTGAGGAGACTGCCAAGATGACCATAGCAGGAGCAAGTTTTCAG CCCCCAGCAGATAGCCTTGAcctcctgacctctgacctcctccctgggGTCATGCCAGTGACCACCAGCTCTGCCCtcaacagcctggtctcatcctGTGCCTCCGCCGTGGCCGAGAGAGTGGTCTCCACCTGCGAGGCTCTGTCCCTGAAGAAGAGGATTAACTGCCACTACCCTGGGGTTGGGGGTGTAGCAGGAGCACCCGGTGGGGTGCCAGGAGGGTTTCCAGGGGGCCCCGCGGAGGAGCGGGTGCGTCTGGAGGAGTCTATGCAGGGGAAGAAGAGCTGCAGCACGGGGGATATCCGTGAGGAGGAGGCCGAGGGCCTGAGTCGACGTCTCTCTCTGCCTGGACTCCTCTCTCAGG TGTCCCCCAGGTTGCTGCGGAGGGCCAGCCGGCCCAGGGTGCGAGTGGTGCCCCTCACCCCTGTGGGAGGGCTCCCAGAGGCGGGGGAGCTGCTCCCCTCCCTGCAGACCGAGGTGTGGAGCTGGGGGCGTGGTGAGGAGGGCCAGCTAGGCCACGGGGACAACCTCCCCAG GCTACAGCCACTGTGTATCAAGTGCCTGAGCAGTAAGGAGGTGGTGCTTGTGGCTGCTGGGGCACATCACTCCCTGGCCCTGACGGCACAGTCCCAG gTCTTCTCCTGGGGTAGTAACAGCTCTGGCCAGCTAGGACACATGGCGTGTCCTACTACTATCCCACGCCTTGCCAAG CTGTCTGAGGGGATCCGTGTATGGGACGTGGGTGCGGGGGCGCAGCACACCCTCCTCCTGGCCGATGGGGACTGTTACCAGCCCATCCTTTACTATAGCGGACAGCAGGTCAGAGAGGCGGCTCAGGACGCACCCCAGGACCAGACAGAGGGGTACAGCTACACACAGCAACCAGTGCTGCTCCCCTTCTGCATGAAC TTGGGCTACGTGAGCGGTGTGTTTGCGGGGGGCCAGAGCTGCGTGGCGCTAGCCGACCGCAACGTCACGGGTTTCATCGCCAGCCTCCACGAGCTGGCTGCTGCCGAGAGGAAGTTCTACTGCAAGCTGAGCTCTGTGAAGAACCACATCCTGCGCCCCCTGTTGGACCTGG AGTCGTTGGGTACAGCCCTAGGCCCGGCGTCCACAGTGCTGCTACAGAGCCTGGCGAGGTGTTATAGCCGCCTGTGCCACCTCACTGGGCAGCACTCCGCCTTGCTCACCGCCAACCTGCGCCGCCGTCGGGAGGTGAAAAGCTTGGTTATGCTGGAGCACGCCAGCATCTTCCTGGACACGTACAATga GTACTGCTGCTCTGTGGGTAACTTCCTGGTGATGGGGGGCTTCCAGGCTCTGGCCAAGCCCTCGCT AGATTTCTTTGGGAAGTGTCCAGAGCTGTTGCAGCGGCTGGCAGAGTCCAGCGAGGAGAACATTCCTCTGAGTGACCTGTTGGTGGCGCTCTTCTACCTGCCCATGAGACACCTTCACGAGTATGGCAGGCTGCTGCTCAAACTGGGAACCTGCTTCGAGGTG AGCTCAGTGGACTACCAGAAGCTGCAGGACTGCTGCTCTAAGTTTGAGGCCCTggctcttcatctgaagaggaggaggaaggaggcagAGTACACGTACCACTTCTGGAAGAGCTTTCCTGGCAAGATGACG GATTCCCTGCGTAAGCCCCCCCGGAGGCTGATCTGTGAGAGCAGTAACAAGGCCCTGACGCTACAGAACTCTGGAAGGTTCTCTGTCAACTGGTTCATCCTCTTCAATGATGCACTCGTCCACGCTCAG ttcTCCACCCACCATGTCTTCCCATTGGCCACACTGTGGGTTGAGCCCATCCCTGAGGAGAACACTGACCT GTATGGACTGAAGGTGATTTCACCTGAGGAGACCTTCACCTTGCTGGCCTGTTCTTCCATGGAGAAG GCCAAGTGGCTTCGCTCCATCAACCAGGCGGTGGACCAGGCCATGAGTGGGGCGGGGCAgtcaggctcaggggcagggcAGAGGGCGGAGCCTCCCATCTCCCGGACTGCCTCCTACACCTTCTACAAGGACAGCCGTCTGAAGGAGGCCACCTACGAGGGCCGCTGGCTGGCCGGCAAGCCCAATGGGAG GGGAATGGTGAAGTGGCTTGATGGGAGAATTTACACGGGGACGTTCAAGAACGGACTGGAGGATGG TTTTGGAGATTACGTTATGCCCAGCAAGACGTTGAACCTGAACGACCACTATCAAGGCCACTGGAAAGAAGGGAAGATGCACGGCATCGGAACATACAA GTATGCTACAGGTGAGTTGTACGAGGGCTCGTTCCAGGACAACATGCGTCACGGTCACGGGATGCTGCGCAGCGGCACGCTGAACTCCTCCTCTCCCAGCGTCTTCATCGGCCAATGGGTGCACGACAAGAAGACGGGCTACGGCGTCTttgatgacatcaccag AGGAGAGAAGTACATGGGCATGTGGCAGGATGACCAGCGGCAGGGCACGGGCGTCATAGTAACCCAGTTTGGCCTGTACTACGAGGGAgccttcaacaacaacaagatgcAG ggCACAGGGGTCTTGCTGTCTGAGGACAACACCACATATGAAGGAGAGTTCTCGGAGGACTGGACTCTCAACGGGAAG GGTGTGCTGACCATGGCTAATGGGGACTACTTTGAGGGCACCTTCACTGGGGAGTGGGGCTCCGGCCTGAAGGTCTCCGGATCCTTCTTCAAACCCAACCTCTACGACTCAGACGGGGACAAGGGCCGCGCTGT TAAGCTGGGGCGCCTGGCGGTGCGTccggaggagaagtggagggcagtgtttgaggagtgttggATGAGGCTGGGCTGTGAGGCCCCTGGCCAGGGAGAGAACCAGAGAGCCTGGGAGAACATTGCTGTTGCCCTGACCACCAGCAGTAGACAGCACagagactg CCCGGAGATGAACCTGAGTCAGAGTCATAACAGAACTCTGGAGAGTCTGGAGTTCAACCCTCAGCAGCATGTTGGCCCTGTTACCATGGAGAAGTATGACCGTATCCGCCATTACCTCATCAAG GCGTGTGACACGCCCCTGCACCCCCTGGGCAGGCTGATGGAGACCCTAGTGGCTGTCTACAGGATGACCTACGTGGGGGTGGGGGCCAACCGTCGCCTCCTACTGCAGGCTGTCAACGAGATCatgtcctacctggcacgcatcTTCCAGCtcgtcag GTTCCTGTTCCCAGATCTGCCTGAGGAGGGTGGAGTGATCCCTGAACCATCCTCTGACCCCCAGGACAAGAAGGATTCCAACTGCGCAGACACCCAGCTAGAATCCCCCAAACCTGG GCGTGTAGTGAGtagctcctctctgctcctgccGGTGTTACTGCCtcgtctctacccccctctcttcaccctgtacgccctggagaaggagagggaggacgaCGTGTACTGGGAGTGTGTCCTCCGCCTCAACAAACAGCCAGACATGGCCCTGCTCGCCTTCCTCGGAGTGCAACA TAAGTTTTGGCCGGTTTCGGTTCCAGTGctgggggagaggacagag GTTGTGTCCAGCACAAAAGACGCCTGTTTTGCCTCGGCAACGGAGACCTTACAGCAGATCAG CACAACGTTCACACCATCCGACAAGCTGCAGGTGATCCAGCTGACATTCGAGGAGATCACAAAGGAAGTGGTGTCCTCACTGGAGGATAGCTTCCTGTGGTCCATGGACGACCTGTTTCCTGTGTTCCTCTACGTGGTGCTGCGCGCCCG